tatttttttatttatgcataatCAAATACAAAAAGCATTTATAAtgcaactaaaatataatatccttATCAAACAGTTTAAACTTAGTTTCCTAACTGGCACGGGTGATAAGATTTTATAGTTACACCCGATTAgcaaataatatgtaagtagAATGCAAGAAAAGCCTTGTAGATGTGGAGTTACTATAGAGGTTAGCAGGTTTATGCGATGACGAGTTATTATTGTGCACTAAGTACTCTGTGTACTTACTGTCAActacattgaattataaagacTATTTTATGTTGTCATTCTACTTTAGGATATCTTGCATAATTAGAaagagtttaataataaaacacacatgcATTTACTAGAAGCGAATCTTTACGAAATAGCTTTTTCAATTCCAGAGTATGAATGTTTCCTTCAATTTACCTGTAACGAAACTTTTGTACCAAATATTACGCGTTCAATGGAAATTTACAACCAGCCAATGTTGACTTAGGTCAACTGACTGCTGAATTAAGTCAGATCATTCATTAGTCcgatattattttacctttCTTTATTGATATTGACTGCTCAGTCTTATTTATTTACGACTTTGATTTTTTCAAAACATCGATTCACGTTTGTGTTTTGTCGCCATAACAAAGAATAGGGCTGGTGTCAACACAtcagttattgtaaaatattattcgttCTTTTATAGGTATCAAAACGGCTTTCGTGAAAATGGTTTCTCCAACTGCTTTCATATCCAAGAAATGCGAGATGGTCCCAATTGAGTGGGTAACAAGGCGTCTGGCAACTGGTTCATTCCTGAAACGCAACCCTGGTGTTCCCGAAGGATTCCGGTTCACACCCCCAAAACAGGAGACATTCTTCAAAGACGATGCAAACCATGATCCTCAATGGTCGGAGGAACAAATCGTATCGGCCAAGTTTAAGTTTAACGGACTTGTTATTGGTAAGTTTATCTCCTGTTGACTGTCAGACTGGCACATAATCAGCCCATATTAATAGTCGATGTATAGTAACTAATATTGCACACTTTGTACTCGTGTACAACCtatcttgaaatattaaattcgtCAAACAGGTCAAGATGAAGTGGATTACATGAGAAAGGTCACCATTCTCGTATTCGAAGTGTTGGAGAAGGCATGGGCTCTTCGCGACTGCGCCCTTATCGACATGAAGATTGAATTCGGTGTTGACCAAGAAGGTATGAACTacgtaattacattattttactttGGCGGATGCCTATAAAGCACGATTATccaaatctttatttaaaatataaaacatggtCCAATTTATGTTCATCAGAGGTGAGCACTCACCAGTTGTGTACTTTCAACTTTACCAACTTTtcgctaataaaaaatattgcatcatCTCTTAAAATACAACTCAGGTTTTggtaaaaattgatttttatatcttcTTACCAGTTTACCTATAccttaaaaaattgtataaacatTACAGGAAACATCTTGCTGGCTGATGTTATCGACTCTGATTCATGGAGACTGTGGCCTTCTGGCGACAAACGGCTAATGGTCGATAAACAGGTAATTAGTAGGTATAGTTATCTATTTACTAAACACCTGCGCACGAGCTATTGCTAAGCACAAACTTTCTCATATATAGCGCGTATAAATGATTAGTTGGCTGTCTGTAATGTTATAAACGATTGATTTAACTGATAGAATTGTGTGATTTTCCCGGCGTGTTTCTTTACTCTTATGGGGTCTTAATCTTAAAAAATGTGTACCTAATTCCTAATAGAAATTAAGAAATTAGTATACTAACTTATCGTGCCGACATCTTGATAGGTGTACAGAAATCTAACGACTGTGACTGCAGCTGACCTTGACACAGTCAAGCGTAACTTTGCATGGGTGAAGGACCAGCTTGATCACCTGCTCCCCACAGTACATCACAAGGTCGTCGTCTTCATGGGCTCACCGGCCGATACTGAGCACTGTCAGAAAATCGCAAAAGGTAATAAAAAGCTTTTGAATTACCACTTATTTAAAAAGACTACTTTACATGTATCTTTATACTACTGGATGTCTGTACTAAATGTCGTCAGGTAACAAATCTAAACTGCAATACCTGTGAAAACTACTATATTTGCAATgctgaaatatttgttttgggttTGAGACAGATGCAGGTTTTCGTTACAATAATTGATAATTTCAGCGTGTTATCTAGTCTCTAGAAATATTTGCATAaactcaattaaataaaatggcaTCAAAATCATTCCCTTCATTTAGGACCTACAATGCCACAGACAGATATACTGATATACAGACACACAAATACATAGATACAAACCATAAagttataacaaacatttttttctatcggagtataaaaataaacaaatggtatgtttttaccttttttaatcttaatttacCTTTCCGCAGCTGCACGTGAACTTGGTTTAGACGTAGACCTGCGAATCACGTCAGCGCATAAGGCGACAGAGGAGACATTACGCATTATGAAGCAGTACGAAGACACAAACAATGCGCTGGTATTTATCGCTGTGGCCGGAAGATCTAATGGACTCGGTCCCGTGCTCTCCGGAAACACTTCGTATCCGGTTATTAACTGCCCTCCGCCATCTGACAAACTAGTACAGGTATAGTACCAGTACCAATTGGTGCGATTTTACTACTACTATGTAgtcataaaatcataataattgagttatattatgttgttagtAATTTCAGTATTTTATTCTTTCAGGATATTTGGTCGTCACTTTCCGTTCCATCTGGTTTGGGTTGCGCGACCGTGATCTATCCAGACAGCGCAGCGCTTATGGCAGCTCAGATTATCGGCTTAAAAGACTACATCATATGGGCACGCATCAGGTCCAAGCAGCTTGAGATGGCCGCTGCGCTCCGAAAGGCAGACAACAAATTGCAAAACTTAACTGTTTAAACTTGTATACGGATATATACTTTTatggcatttattttattgtctttatgCGTTATACCTATTCGTAAGAATAAAAAAGGGGATGTGAATAGGcgtttaataaaacttatattattttaaacaatctgTTGTGTTTCATTGGCACCTAATATCTTAAAGACGCGTTACAACAATTTTGTCCACATAAAGTATCAGGCGATAATTGAGACTTGTGTCGTGATATATATCGCGTGGCACAGAGGCTCATATGTGTAGCCTCTGTGCCACGCGAATGagttagaaatatttgtttatgtttcctacgtttttatacaataaatgcaTACGACCAAATTGTAAACGTCGAATTACCTATTGCTCTGAAGATTAAACTCGCTGAGCCTGAATCCTTATTTAATACTGTCAGATGTTGTGCAatcactatataataatattaagtttgtggctatatattttactttcagaTAATTATTGGTAACTACTGTCCCATCTTATCTATGATTCTGTTCAATAGTTATTTATCATCATTTgactttataatatgaattatattaaacCGATACACATAAAATGATGTGATTATAATTCGTAACAACGAAAAGAAGAGACATCGCCATTAATTTTTCACCATGATCTTGTAACGAAGACACTAGAATAGCACAGTTGACTAAAAAGTAATATGAtcgaaatcataaaaaaaacatatagcgACATGGTACATTATTTATGCAAGACTGCTTAGATCATTTGATTTGTTCTTGCAGATATTCACCTGACCAGCAAATCGCGCTGTTCAGCGAGGCACGCTATATGCGGGGAGGCGCATCATTGGGCATCATATCTGATAAACAAAGGGAAACTTGTGTActagtgaatatattttttaacacttttaGAGTCGTAATATTGCAAGGAAATGTGTTGTAACTTACTTCAGCATCAATAAGATTCACGTGAatcctatttttattatttattaagggtAGGATTATCTAGGCTCACCAATGTAGGTGAGCCTAGATAATTCTACCCTTAATAATTCATGTCTATTACTCGTATCATtactgtatttaatttgatCTCTGTTTTAAAAGCTaccaaatatcttaaaatatttttacatgtaaCATTAATACTAAATGTCAATGTCAGCTGTCTTGCGGGGTCGTGGTTCTGTGCGCAGCGGTTTGTTATTTGTGAAAAAATCGTACAGAttaatttatacacaaaaaatgGCAGAGAAATCTGCTGAATATACGTCCACCAATGGCTTCGAGAGTAAAACACCGTTTTTGATTGGCGTAGCTGGCGGCACTGCTAGTGGAAAGGTGAGTGATGAGCCTCGTGCTTGCATTATCGATTTTTATGTTTCAGATCAGAATTACATAACAAAAATGCGGGAAAATGGACTATCGGCGTACTCTTAGGTCTCGGAATATCTTTAAAACTTTTTGCAGCATAtaatcattgtattttatgatGAAATAGGTTAGAAATATGTCATGattgtttttaaagtaaattgctGACGACAACAGCAATTAGCGTAATTGAAAGTAATTGCTTGCTTTAGTTAAtgagtaataaattttacacgAATTTACTGGATATAACAGTACGTGAAATTGTTccatttctattaataaaatgcatat
The sequence above is drawn from the Manduca sexta isolate Smith_Timp_Sample1 chromosome 28, JHU_Msex_v1.0, whole genome shotgun sequence genome and encodes:
- the LOC115450465 gene encoding multifunctional protein ADE2; the encoded protein is MSAPKEVAGYKLGKLIIEGKTKQVFDLPDVPNQCMLINKDRITAGDGVKAHDMEGKAAISNQTNAKVFNILNSAGIKTAFVKMVSPTAFISKKCEMVPIEWVTRRLATGSFLKRNPGVPEGFRFTPPKQETFFKDDANHDPQWSEEQIVSAKFKFNGLVIGQDEVDYMRKVTILVFEVLEKAWALRDCALIDMKIEFGVDQEGNILLADVIDSDSWRLWPSGDKRLMVDKQVYRNLTTVTAADLDTVKRNFAWVKDQLDHLLPTVHHKVVVFMGSPADTEHCQKIAKAARELGLDVDLRITSAHKATEETLRIMKQYEDTNNALVFIAVAGRSNGLGPVLSGNTSYPVINCPPPSDKLVQDIWSSLSVPSGLGCATVIYPDSAALMAAQIIGLKDYIIWARIRSKQLEMAAALRKADNKLQNLTV